The window AAACGAGACGTGAAAGCATATCTGAGAGATGAAGAAGGCCTCGTCGAAAATGAAGTCGACAGGGAGCGCGGTAACAAGGCAGGCAAGGATGAATAACGGGGCCAGCGGAAACGAACATGACTATCCGGGCCTTGGATGCAGGGGCCTTGTAAAGGCGTATGGCAAGAGGTGCGTCGTAAATGACGTATCGATAAATGTCAAGCGGGGAGAGATAGTAGGGCTTCTGGGTCCGAACGGAGCCGGTAAGACTACGACTTTTTACATGATAACCGGTATGATCAGGCCTGATAAGGGGCAGGTCATCCTGGACAGGGACGAGATCACCTCTCTTCCGATGTACAAGAGGGCGAGAAAGGGTATAGGTTATCTTCCGCAGGAAGCATCGATATTCCGGAAATTGACGGTCGAGGATAACCTGAAAGCTATTCTCGAGACCCTGCCTCTTTCAAAGAAAGAGCAGGATGAGAGGCTCGAAAGCCTTCTTACCGATCTTAACGTGGAGTATCTTCGCAAAAGTTACGGATACCAGCTTTCCGGCGGGGAACGCAGAAGGGTAGAGGTTACGAGATCGCTCGTGACAGAGCCGTCATTCATGCTTCTCGACGAACCTTTCGCGGGAATAGACCCTATAGCGGTGGCCGATCTTCAGAGTATAGTAACGAAACTCCGTGAGAAGGGCCTCGGCGTCCTGATCACCGATCATAACGTCAGGGAGACATTGTCTATAACTGACAGGGCATATATCATGTATGAAGGGAGCATCAAGCGCTCCGGAACAGCGGACGACCTGGCCGGCGATCCCGAGGTGCGTGAGATCTATCTCGGCGACGCCTTTCGTCTGTAGAACAGGATGGATATATTATGGAAATGAAAATGGGTATGCGCCTTGGGATGAGTCAGCGGCTGGTGATGACGCCAAGGCTGCAACAGGCCCTGAAATTGCTGCAGATGCCTACCCTGGAACTCCAGCAGGTGCTTAAGCAGGAGATACTGCAGAACCCGCTTCTTGAAGAGGTAGACGAAGTCATTGATTCGGCCGAGGACGATGACAAGGATGATGACGAGAAAGAAAAAGAACCGGCTGACTCTACCGATGACAAGGACGAGTGGGATGATTTTTATGATACCGCGTGGAACAGCGGTGGTAACGCCGAAGTAGAGGAAAAAGAGGATTTTGTCGAAAGGGTCCCGGTAGCCAAGCAGACTTTTTCAGAATATCTCTTCAATCAGCTCAGGCTCTCTTCCGAGGACGAAAAGATCCTGGAAATCGGCGAATTCATCATCGGGTCCCTGGATGATTCAGGATATCTGACTATGCCGGTGGTCGATATAGCAAGGACGTTCGGCACCGAAGAGAGCGAAGTGGAAAGCGTCCTGAAGCTGATCCAGACATTCGACCCCGTCGGAGTAGGAGCGAGGGATCTGAGGGAATGCCTCCTGATCCAGCTGAAAGCAAAGAATCTTGAAGACAGCCTGACCGCGAGGATAGTCAGC of the Candidatus Krumholzibacteriota bacterium genome contains:
- the lptB gene encoding LPS export ABC transporter ATP-binding protein, producing the protein MNNGASGNEHDYPGLGCRGLVKAYGKRCVVNDVSINVKRGEIVGLLGPNGAGKTTTFYMITGMIRPDKGQVILDRDEITSLPMYKRARKGIGYLPQEASIFRKLTVEDNLKAILETLPLSKKEQDERLESLLTDLNVEYLRKSYGYQLSGGERRRVEVTRSLVTEPSFMLLDEPFAGIDPIAVADLQSIVTKLREKGLGVLITDHNVRETLSITDRAYIMYEGSIKRSGTADDLAGDPEVREIYLGDAFRL